CCAAGACCGTTGGTACGCTATCTGCCACCCGCTGATGTTCAAGAGCACAGCCAAGAGGGCTCGCAAGAGTATTGTTGTCATCTGGGTTGTGTCGTGCATCATCATGATCCCGCAGGCTATTGTGATGGAGTGCAGTAGCCTTCTGCCTGAACTCAAAAACAAGACCAGCCTATTCACAGTGTGTGATGAACATTGGGGAGGTTAGCTTGCACAACTCTCACTTAAATACATAAAGAAACATTGAGCAATAATTTTCAGCACATTTGCTGTGCTTCTTTCAAGGAGATACAACCCTCAAAACAGCATAAGTCATTCCGTGCGCTAAAATCAGTGTACGACTCTGAGGCTATTTAGCTTGCATTTGATATTAATAATTATGAGAGCAGAGCACTATTCACAGGGTTGTTAAGGACTAATAGAGTAGAACGGGGGACTTTTACTGGAGTCTTGATAAGACAGTTAGGCGGCATCTGCTGATTCAAGTCCTCGAAGGAGGAGAACCTTGCAAAGAGCAAAAGCTTTTCAACCCCCAACCTTCATTAGGTTACAGTAATTGAGGCAGGGTGAGAAACAGCGAGAAATAATCTTGAGGGGGATGGGTGATGTTTCTTCGATGAGAGGTTTGCTCGAATGGTTTACAGAttatctgaaaataaacagaccTACAGACCTTTTTTAACTATTACTGGAAAGTAACCAGTAGCTATGACACGGAAACTCACAACGAATGCTTAATACCAGATAGACAAATAATTGGGCAAAATATATCAGCATGATGTACATGTGACATACTTTGCACACCCGCGGGTTGAACACAAAAACCACCGCACAACTGAGTCAAAGTGCTACATAAATACCCTCACAACACGCTGAACAGGTTAGCACTTCTTTCCGACCACAGTAGCAATGTTGAATACTGAGAACATACCTGAGAAGTGATCACTAGAGTGATGAGcgatgttttgctttttactcGCATGAGTTGCATACTGCGATTTCCTCTGGGTATGTGGGTAGAGACAGGAGCAATTGATCTCGGGCTAGCAGATTAAGACAACTTTGCAAATGACTAATAATATTACgacaaataatattaaataatacataatgaaACGAACGTGAAATTAACCAATTTCAAAGATTTTAACccttttcaaataatttttttctgtttaaatgtatTATGGTATTTAAACACCCTTATGATCATTTCTCATGACTGTACAATATTTTGAACCTCATCGTAGATTATCTTATACTTTATTATAGAACATGAATTTACtatcttttaaaatttgaactGTGAAAATTATAGGGcgttaacattcttttttttaatgtaaatttcatGATGTAAGTAAGTAAGCTCTGACTTTGCgaggttcaggatgatttgaAACAGTAGATGGTGTATttagccattttcaacccatgaaatgccgatctttggaaagaaatgtcaacatcaaaaccagcattgatgtgttttatcACAGTACAATCATGTACTTTAGTTTACAGCTCGTGTAAGTGTGCAATAGCTCTTTAAATCTAACCACTGAGTTGCTTGGCCAAGTATGTTTTTCTATAATAAACTTTAAAGCCATCCAATGTTCATGTTATaagaaataacatttcagtTGAATTTTTATACATAAGACTGCACCAGAATACTAAGACTAACTTGATCTAACCCAGATTTTGCCTCAGACGTGTAGGATTACCCTTAGTCTTTTAGTATTGTGCATGTTGCCAGACACAGCCCCTTACAAGGATTCTTGCTTTAAAACCGATCagctttaaaaacattaaaaagtcagctggAGACAGACTTTTCAACCAGCTAGCCACAGCTGATAAAATTTTCTAGTGACACTCATTTCAGCCGAACAAAATCCAGGGTCGTTGGCTAAGCATGAGAGGCCTGAGCGATACCTCTGCCACTAAATGTTAATGTGCTGTGTGAGAACAGAAAGACTGACAGGCATAGCACCAATAACTGAAGGGGCGACTCTTAGGGACAGATCATCCTGAAAGTTCTGAATCAAATTatgatgatgttttgtttttttttaatgattttttcaaCAGCTGAGATCTACCCAAAGGTGTATCACACCTGTTTCTTCATTGTCACCTACTTTGCACCATTATGTCTCATGGTCCTGGCGTATATCCAGATATGTCACAAGCTGTGGTGTCAACAGGTGTGCATTCCAGCgctttatgtttttaaaaaatgatatatcAGCTCATAACACACCATGTTTAAACATAAATCTCAAAGTGAACTGATCTTCCACTGGCAAGTTTGCAGTGCCTGACGTATGCACACGCTTTACCAACAGATTCCTGGAAGCACGTCAGTGTTGCAGAGGAAGTGGAGGTCCATCCAGTGCTCAGCTCCGACTCCAGGCCTGGCAGAGTCTGTCAGGATCAGGACCACACTTTGTGCTGAGATCAAACAGGTCCGGGCCCGACGCAAAACAGCTTGCATGCTGATGGTGGTGCTCTTTGTTTTCGCCCTGTGCTACCTGCCAATCAGTGTGCTCAATGTCATGAAAAGGTAATAATCTCTCGATATCTGCCACTTCAAAGTTCAAAAGCTATATAAGCGGAGAGAGATCAACAATAGAGGCTGTGATAAACCAGGActcacattttgcatttcttttgtcATTAGGAGCTCACCTTGGTAGTTTCATGTATATTTACAGTACTGAATTGTTGCTTGTTTTCTGCAATCctgatttaaaataatgtgatttaGAGTATAGCATTAAAAGCTGATTCCACGTCCTACTTTACCTGCAGAGTCTTTGGGACTTTCAAGAACACAAATGACAGGGAAACAGTGTATGCATGGTTCACTTTCTCACATTGGCTCATATATGCCAACAGTGCAGCAAATCCCATCATCTACAATTTCCTCAGCGGTAAGTTTGTAACCTGCCTCATCACTTAGACCAGTTGAATGAGTTCAATGCTTCCCTCTAGCGGACAGTGTGGCAACAACAATACAAATCACTGCCCTAAATTCCTCATCTGTAAATATGAATGTCAGACAAGGTTATATTTATCACAAACATTTCTTCAGTTAATTTAGATGCTATTAGATTTTTATGGCCTTGATAATGACATATGCATTTCAACTATTTGTCATTATGTGCtaaaaaagcaatgaaatatGATGTATCTTTAATGTATCCAGAGTCAATCAACTCTTCTAAACATCAGTTACTGATCAAATTTTAAGGCCTACgaaagtgaaaaatgctgtTATTGATGCAAGGCATACAAACGGTTCAAACTGGAAGTGgatttcatgtttcttttattttccccaGGGAAGTTCCGCGGGGAGTTCAAAGCAGCCTTTTCTTGCCCCTGTTACGGCCAAAACCCAAATCAAACAAAGAGGATAAGGACCAGATCGGGCACAGACAGCCGAAAATCTCTGTCAACTCAAGTTAACAACATGGACAATGTGTCGAGCCTATCAGATCAGGTAGTGTAATCTTATAATCCAGTTGGGGAGTTCGTTTGACCAGTTCAAGCTTCAAAGGACACAGTCATCACACTCACAGgtatacataaaaatgtttgttttgaacaAACCTCCTGAATGGACAAGAATGTTTCCAGACTGTTGTTTTATGTTCGGTTAGTTTCACAAGGAGACTTTATGGAAACTGAGAGCtttagaaataataattatttgcGTCAGTGTCTGTGGGTTGCAGCTAATAAACCTGCATAGTTGAAAAAAAGCTTTGCGTTACCGTCACTACTTGTTGACTATGCTGTAAATTGTGATTGCTAATAAGTAACCAGTCAAAAGTCTTCTTGCTGAGCCAGACATGTTTCATTTGGGGTATTTGTGGATTAGGGTTGATTTGTAACTTTGGTAGTTTTAATAATCATGTGAATAAATGTCTTAGAAACTTttgctgaattttaaaatgtaatccCACATTAACATCATCGGGGTACAACTGTGTTCACATGCTTGACTCTTGACTTGAATGTGAGTTCGTTGCACATCAACATATCTTattcaatcacatttttttttttacagtatactgCAATCACAACATGCTATCTTATATATTCAATCAATATCTCAGATTTGTGCCCCCCACTGGTTAAAATTTAGAAGACACTGTGGCAGACCTCCCTTCCTCAGTCCAGGTATTTCCAGACTGGAACAGTTTATAAaattctcctcctcttttaaaAACGCAAAACCTTTTCTCTaacttttaagtcaacatgAAGATGTTGCATTaaaattggttttgtttttgcatatattttgtaaaatgtattacTTAGTCAAATGTATTATGTGTATTGtaacattacattttgacatgcAATTATGCCTtgtctccttttatttattGGAGTGTGTATTTGACCGCAGTGTGCACCATGTTCAGTACTTGTTGGCAATGAATGTGGCTAATAAGTACAGTAGCTTGACTTGGCTGTTATTCCTATGAGAGTAAATTTGTGTTGATTGACAGTGGTCAAGTGAGTGTGTTATAATATATTTCATTCTAAGCATATAAATTAGCCTTTGTGTAATTGCTTTCGATCTTACACAATTTTACTTTCAGtttaattgtactttttaagCTACTCTCTGCTGCATTCAAACTTAATTACTTACATTTAAATTGTGaaactttacattttcaaactctGTCAGACAGGAGTTGTTAATCACACTTTTAAACAGAGAACTTTTCACAtcatgtgtaaaatcatttGTATTCTGAAATATCAGACTAAACTTCCAAAATGTTTCATATTCCAGGTGCTTTGAATCACCAGTGATGATGGATGTGGTAACATAACTACTCTCCACCATGTTGTGATGCATTTGTTTCATCCATTCTGCACAGATGTGGAAACCCACAAGTGTAACTCCAGTGACAGAGCTGCAGTAtttgattttgtatttaatgGGGATTTAAGTATAATTCCATCCAATGTTTTGGGAAAATGTTTCAGCTgtatcttttcttattttttattttgtatctcTAGAAATAGTTCAGCTGAGTGAatgtgtttaacatttttgtacTTTGGCTGCAAATTAATGACAGTATAATATGACAtggctttttattttacaggcttTTAGAGTCAAATTAAGTTAATTACAAATCATACCATCCTGTGCTATATAAGCTATATTTCTTAGTTTCTTCATCAAAATCGTGATAGTCCTTGTCTACTTAATGAAGTAACACACAGTCcgatcatttttttcactgatattggtgcttttgttttagttttgtatcACAAGCTGAACAAAATGAAGACACATTTTCAGCATGATCAGCGTgcagttttgaatttttgtaATTGGATTTAAAGTTTCATATGATCAACGGCTGTAGAACTTAACTAAGCTGGTAAATCTGCATGTAAACCTCCAACTGaaattaagacagaaaaaagtcagGATGTTGGCAatcatgtttttgtcatgttcaatacatttatttattttatttgatgtgaaCTCATTGTCACCAATCAGCGCCTCACCCAGTTATCCCATCATGTGTCCTCAGCACAACCTTTTCAGATTGCCTCATTAGTTCCATGACTTGATGTTTCTGTCCTGGTGAGCTTTCAAAGTGTATTAATTAGTTGTCAGTTCATTCCTCATGCTGTTTGTATTTCTTCACAATAAATGATCTGCGTATATTGTTTGTCTTCTGCTGTCTCTTATCTCTGGGTTTATCCAAGTGGTACAGTAGGTACACTAGAGTTTCTCAGTTGTCAAGGGTAGCATCCAGTCTATTTTCTTTaggtaacaaaacaaacaacaaaaaaataatatgctttatatcttcaataactaattttttttgACCAACTGGGGGGCTGTGAACGcaaaactgacatattatcTGACATATTATCTGATATGGTgacctatttacacatccagcagaaacggagcaacattatcgttcatttggagtcgtgtttctggcaACCGGGTGtatttaagtccaatattcagactcctttgtagctgtttttggtctccattgactcctgagggaaaaacatttggctctttagttgcaccgtgttcaccagctagccaCTAACTTTGTCTGA
This region of Xiphias gladius isolate SHS-SW01 ecotype Sanya breed wild chromosome 11, ASM1685928v1, whole genome shotgun sequence genomic DNA includes:
- the hcrtr2 gene encoding orexin receptor type 2, which gives rise to MSGITGNLDCEDCLSAAHVANGTHLRSTSDEDDELLRYIWREYLHPKQYEWVLIVAYIVVFFVSLTGNSLVCFAVWKNHHMRTVTNYFIVNLSFADFLVTIICLPVSLVVDITETWFFGNTLCKVVPYLQTISVSVSVLTLSCIAQDRWYAICHPLMFKSTAKRARKSIVVIWVVSCIIMIPQAIVMECSSLLPELKNKTSLFTVCDEHWGAEIYPKVYHTCFFIVTYFAPLCLMVLAYIQICHKLWCQQIPGSTSVLQRKWRSIQCSAPTPGLAESVRIRTTLCAEIKQVRARRKTACMLMVVLFVFALCYLPISVLNVMKRVFGTFKNTNDRETVYAWFTFSHWLIYANSAANPIIYNFLSGKFRGEFKAAFSCPCYGQNPNQTKRIRTRSGTDSRKSLSTQVNNMDNVSSLSDQVV